Part of the Micromonospora rhizosphaerae genome is shown below.
GGTAGGCCCGCTCGTCAACGGCGACACCGCCTCGAAGGTCGAGGAGCTGGTCCGGGGCGCGGTCGACGCGGGCGCGAAGGCCGTGGTCGGTGGCCGCCGTCCAGAGCGCGAGGGCTTCTACTACGAGCCCACCGTGCTGCTCGACGTGACCCCGGACGCACCGATCCTGCAGGAGGAGATCTTCGGGCCGGTGGCGCCGATCGTGACGTTCGAGGACGAGGACGAGGCGATCCGGCTGGCCAACGCCACCGAGTATGGACTGGTGTCGTACGTGTTCACCGGCGACCTGGCGCGCGGCCTTCGGGTCAGCGAGGCGCTCGACTCCGGCATGGTCGGCCTCAACCGTGGCCTGGTCAGCGACCCGGCCGCACCGTTCGGCGGCACCAAGCAGAGCGGCGTGGGCCGGGAGGGCGGCCACCACGGGATGCTGGATTACCTGGAGGCGAAGTACATCGCCGTGCAGTGGTGACACCGGCCGCGAAACAGCGGCAACAGGAACCGCGGACACGAACAGCAGCAGACACAACAACAGCGGCGGCCATCCTCGCGGATGGCCGCCGCTGTGCGTTCCGGTGGCTCCTACTGCTTCCCCCAGTAGTCGTCGCGCGCCTTGCTCGCCGCCAGCTCCTCCGCGGTGCGGAAGCCCGGCGCCATCGATGCGTCAGTGCCGGCCATGTACTGGTGGTGGTCGATGCCCAGCAGCCGGATCCAGCTCTGCTGGCCGAACGTCAAGGCGATGCAGCAGCCGAGCTCCACGAGCTCCGGCTCCGTGAAGTGCTCATGGAGACGCTGCCACAGCTTGTCGAGGTCCTGCTCTCCCCAGGCGATCGCCTGGGCGTAGGCCAGGGCGGCCTTCTGCCGCTCGTCGTACTTGTCGGAGGACTCGAAGTTGAGGAGGTCGTCGTACTTCGCCTCCTCCAGGCCTGCGGCGGCAGCCTTGGCAGAGCGCTGGTTTCCGCAGAACTCGCACTTCACGGTCCGTGAGATGTAGACCCGGCACAGGTCCTTGATCGCGTGGTCACACACGCCGCTGTGGAACAGCGCCTTCCACGAGTCGGCGAAGGCCCAGAACGCGTTCGGTGCGTGGGCGCGTACCGCGGAGCTCTCCGGACGCGGGGTGCCCTCGCGGGCGCAGCGGTGCATCTCCTCCTGCATCCGCTCGTCCATCTTCTCCAGCGGCACGTAGCTGAGGTACGGGTCGGCCATGGTGGTACTCCCTCTCTGGGTGGGCGGAGTTTCAGTCGGTCTGTGACTCGATGGCTGCGATCACGGCCTCGGTCGTGATGGGTAGGTCACGGACGCGAACGCCGAGGGCGCTCGCGACCGCGTTGCCGATGGCTGCTGCGGTAGGGCCCTGGGTCGCCTCGCCGGCGCCCACGGACGGCAGATCGGGCCGGTCGAGCAGGTGTACGTCGACCTCCGGCGCCTCGCTGAACCGCAGGATCGGATAGGTCTCCCAGTCCACGCTGGTCACCCGTCGCCGGTCGAAGCGCACCCGCTCCTTGAGCGTCCAGCTCGTGGCCTGGGTGGCGCCGCCCTGGATCTGGTTGCGGACGCCGTCCGGGTTGATCACCCGGCCGACGTCGACCGCGACGGTCAGCCTGCGGACGACGACCCGCTCCTCGGCCTCGACGTCCGCGACCACCGCGCAGTAGGCGCCCCGGTCCTTGTACCGGGCGAGGCCGATGCCGCGCCCACGTCCCTCGGGAACCGGCGTGCCCCATCGGGCGACCGTCGCAGCGGTCTCCAGGACCGCCCGCGCCCGGTCGTCCTGGAGATGGCGGAGCCGGAAGCTGAGCGGGTCCTCCTCGCACGCCGCGGCGAGCTCGTCCATGAAGGACTCGATGCTGAACACGTTCATGAAGGCCCCGAGCGCACGCAGCGCGGAGGAGCGGATCGGGGTCTCGATGAGACGGTGCCCGGTGATCCGGCGTGCGCCTACTGCGTAGATCGGAACGGCGTTGCGGGTGGTGCCACCACCGGCGGCCAGGGGCGGGTCGTCGGCGACCGGGCTGGGCAGCGGTCGCTCCAGGTAGGCGCCGGCCAGCAGGCCGGGAGTTCCCCGGTAGCCGGGCCGGGCCGTGTGCCCCTGGCCGTACACGTCGTAGGTCCACCCGGCGACCTGCCCCGTCTCGGCGAGCTCCGCCGCCACCTCGGCCACCATTGCGGATCCGAAGGGCGACCAGCCGAGCTCGTCCTGGCGGGTCCACTGGACCAGGACGGGCACGCCCGGCACCGCGCGCGCGAGCAGGACGGCGTCGAAGGCCGCGTCGTCGGCGCCGTTGTGGCCGTAGCAGCCGGCGTTCTCGGCGTGCTCCACGGTGACCTTCTCGGCGTCGAGCCCGAGTGCCTGAGCGATGGCGTCGCGGAGCTTGTGGATGCCCTGGCTGTGGCTCCACACGAAGAGCCTTCCGCCGCGGTCCCACCGGGCGACGCCGCAGCTCGTGCCGATGGACGCGTGCGCCAGGAAGGGCCGGCTGTACCGTGCCGCCACCCGACGGGTGGGTGCGGTGACGCCGATGTCCTCCGCCAGCACCGGGATGTCCTCATGCGGGCCGCGCAGCAGGAAGGCGCTCACGTCGGGCTCGTCCGGCAGCGTGTCCTGCTCGTCCCACTCGGTCGCGTCGCGGAGTTGCACTGCGGCGCGCGCGACCTGGAACTCGTCCGGGCCCACCACACCGAGGAAGGACCCGTCCCGGACCACCTGCAGCTCAGCGCGCCCGGAAAGCACGTCACCCACGGCGGTGAGCCGCGCCCCCGGGGACGGTGGCCGCACCACGCGGCCGAACAGCATGCCGGGCAGCCTGAGGTCGCTGATGTAGCGGGGCCGGCCGGCCACCTTGTCGGGCAGGTCCATCCGCGCCGCGCTGGTGCCGACCAGCCGCATGTCGAGCGTCCTCATCAGCGCGACACCGGCATCCACGTCGCGGTCGAGGTCCACCGAGCCAACCAGCTCCGCGTACGACGTTCGCCGCTCGTCCGTCAGGCAGCTGAACGTTCCGTCCTCGACGACCACATCCGCCGGGTCGACCCCCCAGCGCCGGGCCGCCTCGGCGACGAAGATCGCCCGCACGTGCGCCGCAACGAGCCGGACCGCCGGAGCGGCGTCGAAGATCGAGGTGCTTCCCGCCGTGAGTCCCTCGTCCGGGCCGAGGCCGGTGTGCGCGGGAAGCGGGTCGATGCAGCTGAGCGGTACGGCGAGTTCCTCGGCGGCCACCTGCGCGAGGGCGGTCAGGATCCCCTGGCCGAGCTCGACCTTTCCGACCCTCAGCCCGATGCGGCCGTCCGCGGTGACGCCGATCCACCGCGACAGTCGCGGGTTGGCGGCGAGGTCCCGGGGCAGCCCGGTCGTGGTCTGGTCGGTCAGCGTCATGACCCGGCTTCACCCGCCTTCACCACTGCGTCGACGATCCGGCGCTGGACCCCGCAGCGGCAGAGGTTCCGGTCCAGGGCCTGCGCCACCTCCTCAGCCGACGGGTGCGGGTTGTCCGCCAGCAGCGCTGCCGCGCTCACCGCGATGCCCGAGATGCAGAAGCCGCACTGTGCGGCCTGCTCGTCGAGCAGCGCCTGCTGCACGGGGTGCAGCTGCCCGTCCGACCCGAGCCCCTCGACGGTGACGACCGATCGGCCGTCCATGGACCACAGGGGCGTGTCGCAGGACGGTACGACGTTGCCGTCGACGCGGACGAAGCAGGCGCCGCACAGTCCCAAGCCGCAGCCGAACCGGCTGCCCTTGAGGTCCAGGTGGTTGCGCAGCAGCGACAGCAGCGTCGTGTCCGGGTCGGCCTCGACCGTGACCGGCTCGCCGTTGACGGTGAAGCGGAACGTGCTGGTCATCGCCGCTCTCCGTCGAACACCTCGGGATGCCGCTGCAGCTCGATCCGGGTACGTCGGATGTGCCCACCCAGGTAGCGCTCCGCGTCCACGGTGTCGCGGCGCTCGATCGCGTCCAGCAGGAGCCGGTGCTCGGCGTTGACCACCCACATCCGGCCCGGTCCGCCGAGCGCCATGAACGCCCGGCGGTAGTGCTGGGTGGAGTTCCACAGCCTGGTCACCATGCCGGTCAGCTGCTCGATGCCGCAACCGGTGTAGCTGAGCAGGTGGAACTCGCGGTCCAGCGCGAGGAACGACCGCACGTCGGTGTCGGCCTCGATCCGGCTCTGGATCTCCTCGAGCCGCTCCAGCTCCGCGGCTCCCAGGTGGGGGATGCTCTCGCTCAGCGCCAGCGGCTCCAGCCGCTCGCGCATCTGGTAGATCACGTCCACCTCGTGCATGGAGAGCTTGGGCACGCGCGCGCCCTTGTGCGGCTCGTGCTCGGTGAGCCCCTCGGCCTCCAGGATCCGGAGGGCCTCGCGGACCGGTAGCCGGCTCGCACCGAGGCGCTCGGCCACCTCCTCCTGACGAATCCGTTCTCCTGGGGCGATGTCTCCGTTCAAGATCGCCGTGCGGAGGAAGTCGGCGACCCGGGCGCTCGCTGCCCCGGTGGCGGGCTCAGCGGGAGAGGCCGGCAGGATGATGCCCTCGGTCATGCCGTCGCCTCCTGCTCGGCACGTTCCCGGTCGAACGCCTTGCCGTTCGGGTAGCAGACCAGCTCGAACTGCATCCCCCACGGCGACAGGAAGTAGACCCAGCGATTGCCCTCCGCCGGACCCTTGCTCGCCGTCGGTCCGCCCAGCACCCTGACCCCGTGCCGCTCCAGGTGCGCGATGGCTTCGTCGAGGTCGTCGACGTACAAGGCGACGTGGTGGCCGCCGATGTCGCTGTTGCGGGGGATCGCGTGCCGCTGGTCCGGCGAGGTGTAGGAGAAGACCTCGAACACCGCCTGCTCTCCGCAGCGGAAGAACCGGTTCTCCACCACCTCGGCCCGCGGGTGCACGTTCAGGTGCTCGGTCATCCAGTCGTCGTCAGCGCTCCGGAAGGGGCCGAGCGAGTAGAGGTACTCACAGCCGAGTACGTCGACGAGGAAGCGCGTCGCCTCCTCGAGGTCCGGCACGGTGAAGCCGACGTGGTCCAGTCGACGCAGCCCGGGCAACCCCACTTTGGATCCCTTCCTTCCACACCTGCGGTGTCTCCGATACTGAATCACGTGCAAGCCATATGTCTAGCGTCCAGCAGGATCTGGATTTGGATCCAAAGCTGTGCCAGTCTGTCGCCAGACACCGGAGGAGGCGTAGATGACCGACCACAGGAGGCTGGAGCCCGCGGCGCCGTGGGTCGAGCTCGTGGTGACCACGGAGGACTGGGACGCCGCCGAGCCCGCGTTGCTCACCACGATGCTCAGCCAGCTGGTGCTGATCCGGACGTTCGAGGAGACGGTGCTCGAGCTTGCGGGAGCAGGTCTGATCCATGGGCCGGCGCACTCGAGCATCGGTCAGGAGGCCGGAGCGGTCGGCTCCGCGCTGCCCCTCACCAGCCAGGACGCGGTGAACGGCTCCCATCGTGGTCACCACCAGTTCCTCGCGAAGGCGCTGCACCACGTCGCGCCCAAGGGGCTCGACCCCGCCAAGGAGCTGACCGACGAGATCCGTGCGGTGCTGCTACGCACGCTGGCCGAGATCTGCGGGCTGGACCGCGGCTTCAGCCACGGCCGCGGCGGCTCCATGCACCTGCAGTGGAAGGAAGCCGGCGCGATGGGCACGAACGCCATCGTGGGCGGCGGCGTGCCGCAGGCGGCCGGGTTCGCCTGGGCTCACCGGCAGGCCGGCACGGACGCGGTCTCGGTCACCTACTTCGGTGACGGAGCCGTCAACATCGGCTCGACGCTGGAGACCTTCAACCTGGCGGCCGCCTGGAAGCTGCCGGTCTGCTTCTTCATCGAGAACAACCAGTACGCCGTCTCCACCAGCGTATTGGAGGCCACCGGTGAGCCCCGGCTCTCCGCTCGTGGGCCGGGGTTCAACATCGCCAGCTGGAAGGTCGACGGGATGGACCCGCTGGCCGTCTACCTGGCGATGCAGGAGGCGGTCGCGCACATGCGGGCCGGTAAGGGGCCCACGATCATCGAGGCCGACACCTACCGGTACTTCCACCAGAACGGCGGCTTTCCGGGCAGCGCCTTCGGCTACCGCAGCAAGGCGGAGGAAAAGCGCTGGCGCGACCGCGACCCGATCAAGCAGCTGTCCGCTCAGCTCCTCCGGCGCGGCATCATGACGCAAGCCGAGATCGACGACGTCGTGGCCCGTGCCAGGAAGGCCATGGCCGACACCACCGATGTCCTGCTCGAGCCCGTGCCCGGGGGAAAGCCGGGCCAGCGCCGGATCAAGGACAGCGAGTGGCCCGACCCCGCGTTCGTCGACGTCGGCGTGCGGGGCGACCTGAGCGAGTTCGACAATGCCCCGCTGGCCGACGTGGATTCGTTCACCGGGGCGCTCGGCGAACAGAAGTTCATCGACGCCGTTGCCGGCGTCATGGCCCGCCGGATGGAGACCGACGCGTCCGTCGTGGTGATGGGCGAGGACGTGCACCGGCTCAACGGCGGTACCAACGGAGCCACGCGGGGGCTCAAGGAGCGGTTCCCCGACCGGGTGCTCGGTACCCCGATCAGCGAGAACGCGTTCGCGGGACTTGGCGGCGGCATCGCCCTGGACGGCCGCTACAAGCCGGTGGTGGAGTTCATGTACGCCGACTTCATGTGGGTGGCGGCCGACCAGCTGTTCAACCAGATCGGCAAGGCCCGGCACATGTTCGGCGGCGCCGGCGACGTGCCGTTCGTGCTCCGCAGCAAGGTCGCCATGGGCACCGGCTACGGCTCCCAGCACTCGATGGACCCGGCCGG
Proteins encoded:
- a CDS encoding carboxymuconolactone decarboxylase family protein; the protein is MADPYLSYVPLEKMDERMQEEMHRCAREGTPRPESSAVRAHAPNAFWAFADSWKALFHSGVCDHAIKDLCRVYISRTVKCEFCGNQRSAKAAAAGLEEAKYDDLLNFESSDKYDERQKAALAYAQAIAWGEQDLDKLWQRLHEHFTEPELVELGCCIALTFGQQSWIRLLGIDHHQYMAGTDASMAPGFRTAEELAASKARDDYWGKQ
- a CDS encoding xanthine dehydrogenase family protein molybdopterin-binding subunit, with protein sequence MTLTDQTTTGLPRDLAANPRLSRWIGVTADGRIGLRVGKVELGQGILTALAQVAAEELAVPLSCIDPLPAHTGLGPDEGLTAGSTSIFDAAPAVRLVAAHVRAIFVAEAARRWGVDPADVVVEDGTFSCLTDERRTSYAELVGSVDLDRDVDAGVALMRTLDMRLVGTSAARMDLPDKVAGRPRYISDLRLPGMLFGRVVRPPSPGARLTAVGDVLSGRAELQVVRDGSFLGVVGPDEFQVARAAVQLRDATEWDEQDTLPDEPDVSAFLLRGPHEDIPVLAEDIGVTAPTRRVAARYSRPFLAHASIGTSCGVARWDRGGRLFVWSHSQGIHKLRDAIAQALGLDAEKVTVEHAENAGCYGHNGADDAAFDAVLLARAVPGVPVLVQWTRQDELGWSPFGSAMVAEVAAELAETGQVAGWTYDVYGQGHTARPGYRGTPGLLAGAYLERPLPSPVADDPPLAAGGGTTRNAVPIYAVGARRITGHRLIETPIRSSALRALGAFMNVFSIESFMDELAAACEEDPLSFRLRHLQDDRARAVLETAATVARWGTPVPEGRGRGIGLARYKDRGAYCAVVADVEAEERVVVRRLTVAVDVGRVINPDGVRNQIQGGATQATSWTLKERVRFDRRRVTSVDWETYPILRFSEAPEVDVHLLDRPDLPSVGAGEATQGPTAAAIGNAVASALGVRVRDLPITTEAVIAAIESQTD
- a CDS encoding (2Fe-2S)-binding protein codes for the protein MTSTFRFTVNGEPVTVEADPDTTLLSLLRNHLDLKGSRFGCGLGLCGACFVRVDGNVVPSCDTPLWSMDGRSVVTVEGLGSDGQLHPVQQALLDEQAAQCGFCISGIAVSAAALLADNPHPSAEEVAQALDRNLCRCGVQRRIVDAVVKAGEAGS
- a CDS encoding GntR family transcriptional regulator; protein product: MTEGIILPASPAEPATGAASARVADFLRTAILNGDIAPGERIRQEEVAERLGASRLPVREALRILEAEGLTEHEPHKGARVPKLSMHEVDVIYQMRERLEPLALSESIPHLGAAELERLEEIQSRIEADTDVRSFLALDREFHLLSYTGCGIEQLTGMVTRLWNSTQHYRRAFMALGGPGRMWVVNAEHRLLLDAIERRDTVDAERYLGGHIRRTRIELQRHPEVFDGERR
- a CDS encoding VOC family protein, translating into MGLPGLRRLDHVGFTVPDLEEATRFLVDVLGCEYLYSLGPFRSADDDWMTEHLNVHPRAEVVENRFFRCGEQAVFEVFSYTSPDQRHAIPRNSDIGGHHVALYVDDLDEAIAHLERHGVRVLGGPTASKGPAEGNRWVYFLSPWGMQFELVCYPNGKAFDRERAEQEATA
- a CDS encoding alpha-ketoacid dehydrogenase subunit alpha/beta, translating into MTDHRRLEPAAPWVELVVTTEDWDAAEPALLTTMLSQLVLIRTFEETVLELAGAGLIHGPAHSSIGQEAGAVGSALPLTSQDAVNGSHRGHHQFLAKALHHVAPKGLDPAKELTDEIRAVLLRTLAEICGLDRGFSHGRGGSMHLQWKEAGAMGTNAIVGGGVPQAAGFAWAHRQAGTDAVSVTYFGDGAVNIGSTLETFNLAAAWKLPVCFFIENNQYAVSTSVLEATGEPRLSARGPGFNIASWKVDGMDPLAVYLAMQEAVAHMRAGKGPTIIEADTYRYFHQNGGFPGSAFGYRSKAEEKRWRDRDPIKQLSAQLLRRGIMTQAEIDDVVARARKAMADTTDVLLEPVPGGKPGQRRIKDSEWPDPAFVDVGVRGDLSEFDNAPLADVDSFTGALGEQKFIDAVAGVMARRMETDASVVVMGEDVHRLNGGTNGATRGLKERFPDRVLGTPISENAFAGLGGGIALDGRYKPVVEFMYADFMWVAADQLFNQIGKARHMFGGAGDVPFVLRSKVAMGTGYGSQHSMDPAGIFVTAPGWRIVAPTTPFDYVGLMNSALRCKDPVVVLEHVDLYGSTGLGPVDDLDYCLPVGKAAVRRSGSDVTVISYLAMVRYVLEAVEQVDIDTEVVDLRWLDRASLDWDTLGESIKKTNNVLIAEQGAVGTSYGGWLADEIHRRFFDWLDQPVQRVTGGEASPSISKVLERAAIARTEEVVAKLTEMARY